A genomic region of Salvelinus alpinus chromosome 12, SLU_Salpinus.1, whole genome shotgun sequence contains the following coding sequences:
- the LOC139535697 gene encoding chromodomain-helicase-DNA-binding protein 5-like isoform X3 → MPGSLSNEDEGQEDMDFEDEIPDEDEEGQHNTVPLTPLDSFFTDNDSLKQQKKKKLKKMKEGKMPKVKKRKKEGGGGGGVGGGGSDLKEQAPEREDDRPLQGPEIGSESESSTYAPTTKKKKKPKEKKPKRKKREEEEEDDDDDDDEDDENNKEPKSSSQLMQEWGLEDVQYGFTEEDYTTLTNYKAFSQFLRPLIAKKNPKIPMSKMMTVLGAKWREFSANNPFKGTSATAVAAAVAAAVETVTVASPTSVKEITTLSSSQPGQIRKAKTKDGKGPGVRRKTKTVKEVKKKSKGKKTKSKKKASSSEEDFGLEESDFDDVSIHSASVRSDTSGNAKKKARKGRKKRKREDGDGYETDHQDYCEVCQQGGEIILCDTCPKAYHMVCLDPELEKAPEGKWSCPHCEKEGIQWEAKDDDDEEEEVAVEEEDDHLEFCRVCKDGGELLCCDTCPSSYHIHCLNPPLPEIPNGEWLCPRCMCPPPKGKVQRILHWIWGDPPLPTEVPPGPNGETVDPLVKPPLKGHPERELFVKWAGLSYWHCSWVSELQLELYHAVMYRNYQRKNDMDEPPPYDYGSGEEELNNEKRKSKDPQYAAMEERFYRYGIKPEWMVIHRILNHSYDKDGDVHYLIKWRDLPYDQCTWEVDDFDVPEYHNAKHSYWDHREQMIGDDQRPLVVRKGKKGKEEEKRREREIPPNAPIIDPTIKFEHQPWYINATGGTLHPYQLEGLNWLRFSWAQGTDTILADEMGLGKTVQTIVFLYSLYKEGHSKGPYLVSAPLSTIINWEREFEMWAPDFYVVTYTGDKESRAVIRENEFTFEDSAVKTGRKVFRMKKDTAIKFHVLLTSYELITIDQTILGSINWACLVVDEAHRLKNNQSKFFRILNGYKIYYKLLLTGTPLQNNLEELFHLLNFLTPERFNNLDGFLEEFADISKEDQIKKLHDLLGPHMLRRLKADVFKNMPSKTELIVRVELSPMQKKYYKFILTRNFEALNSKGGGNQVSLLNIMMDLKKCCNHPYLFPVAAVEAPVLPNGSYDGNQLVKSSGKLTLLQKMLRKLKDEGHRVLIFSQMTKMLDLLEDFLEYEGYKYERIDGGVTGGLRQEAIDRFNAPGAQQFCFLLSTRAGGLGINLATADTVIIYDSDWNPHNDIQAFSRAHRIGQNKKVMIYRFVTRASVEERITQVAKRKMMLTHLVVRPGLGSKTGSMSKQELDDILKFGTEELFKDEMEAAARAMGSHQKLCKNNGDIKDGDEGSVIHYDDNAISKLLDRSQNATEDTEIQNMNEYLSSFKVAQYVVKDEDAEEEPQREIIKQEENVDPDYWEKLLRHHYEQQQEDLARNLGKGKRIRKQVNYNDTSQEDQDNHSEYSVGSEDEDEDFEERPEGGRRHSRRQLKSDRDKPLPPLLARVGGNIEVLGFNARQRKAFLNAIMRWGMPPQDAFNSHWLVRDLRGKSEKEFRAYVSLFMRHLCEPGADGAETFADGVPREGLSRQHVLTRIGVMSLVRKKVQEFEHVNGKYSTPDLIPIGLDLKKLTESLSSDPNTPVPASPAATPQPPGSPVPPEKMDSISGPAEDKEPTEQECKKLPELETHVSTESSSQVEKTDIAPDSDETAKGSTEDKPVSSEESSEMTDIPSALIEPSINPKEPPSIHTELSSNQSSPKAEPCRETEKSLEKGDRDPAPAKPEEKELNPVVSDEAKSEDLLVPDGRLNGEKEAQEEMEEVRRELLEKNGFKMRFMFNIADGGFTELHTLWQNEERAAVSSGKMYDIWHRRHDYWLLAGIVTHGYARWQDIQNDPRYAIHNEPFKTEMHKGNYLEMKNKFLARRFKLLEQALVIEEQLRRAAYLNMTQDPSHPAMALNTRFAEVECLAESHQHLSKESLAGNKPANAVLHKGLSSPSVYTAAGLKHCLQTQDLVLNQLEELLSDMKADVTRLPNMLSRIPPVSSRLQMSERSILSRLTSRGNEPPPQQPFGQGSFACSQMYSTGFGGSFRGPAGEAMVNYSQMPLGPYVSVSNGPPPTSSHLDKKSCDHLRDVTTPDLKSGKPSDVICIED, encoded by the exons ATGCCTGGGTCGTTAAGCAATGAAGACGAGGGACAAGAGGACATGGATTTTGAAGACGAAATACCAG atgaggatgaggagggtCAACATAACACTGTCCCGCTCACACCTCTGGACAGCTTTTTCACTGACAACGACTCCCTCAAacaacagaagaagaagaaactcAAAAAGATGAAGGAGGGGAAGATGCCCAAAGTCAAGAAGAGGAAAAAGGAG ggaggaggaggtggaggagtagGAGGTGGTGGCAGTGACTTGAAGGAGCAGGCCCCTGAGCGGGAGGATGACCGTCCACTGCAGGGTCCAGAGATTGGCTCAGAGAGCGAGAGCAGCACCTACGCCCCTAccacaaagaagaagaagaaacctAAGGAGAAGAAACCCAAAcggaagaagagagaagaggaggaggaggatgacgatgatgatgatgacgaagaTGATGAAAATAATAAG GAGCCCAAGTCGTCCAGCCAGCTGATGCAGGAGTGGGGTCTGGAGGATGTGCAGTATGGCTTCACAGAGGAGGACTATACAACCCTCACCAACTACAAGGCCTTCAGCCAGTTCCTCAG GCCACTTATTGCCAAGAAGAACCCTAAGATCCCCATGTCAAAGATGATGACAGTGTTAGGGGCCAAGTGGCGAGAGTTCAGCGCTAACAACCCCTTCAAAGGCACCTCTGCAACTGCTGTGGCTGCTGCGGTGGCTGCTGCCGTGGAAACGGTCACCGTTGCCTCGCCCACCTCTGTCAAAGAGATCACTACACTGTCAAGTTCTCAGCCTGGGCAAATCAGAAAAGCCAAAACCAAAGATGGAAAGG GGCCTGGGGTTCGACGGAAAACAAAGACTGTAAAGGAGGTAAAGAAGAAAAGTAAAGGGAAGAAGACCAAATCAAAGAAGAAAGCATCCTCG AGTGAGGAGGACTTTGGGCTGGAGGAGTCGGACTTTGATGATGTCAGCATCCACAGTGCCTCGGTGCGCTCTGATACCTCGGGGAATGCCAAGAAGAAAGCCCGGAAGGGTCGGAAAAAAAGGAAAA GAGAGGATGGGGACGGCTATGAGACAGACCACCAGGACTACTGTGAGGTGTGCCAGCAGGGAGGGGAGATCATCCTGTGTGACACCTGTCCCAAAGCCTATCACATGGTGTGTCTGGACCCTGAGCTGGAAAAAGCTCCCGAGGGCAAGTGGAGCTGCCCCCACTGT GAGAAGGAGGGCATCCAGTGGGAGGCCAAAGATGATgacgatgaggaagaggaggttgCGGTTGAGGAAGAGGACGACCACCTGGAGTTCTGCAGAGTGTGTAAAGACGGAGGGGAGCTGCTGTGCTGTGACACCTGCCCCTCGTCCTACCATATCCACTGCCTCAACCCTCCACTGCCTGAGATACCCAATGGGGAGTGGCTGTGCCCACGCTGCATG TGCCCACCTCCGAAGGGGAAGGTACAGAGGATTCTCCACTGGATTTGGGGGGACCCTCCCTTACCAACTGAGGTGCCCCCTGGCCCCAATGGAGAGACTGTGGACCCGCTGGTAAAGCCCCCCCTGAAGGGCCACCCGGAGAGGGAGCTGTTTGTCAAGTGGGCTGGTCTCTCCTACTGGCACTGCTCCTGGGTCAGTGAACTGCAG TTGGAGCTGTACCACGCGGTGATGTACCGTAACTACCAGCGGAAGAACGACATGGACGAGCCCCCTCCGTACGACTACGGCTCTGGGGAGGAGGAGCTGAACAACGAGAAGAGGAAGAGTAAAGACCCGCAGTACGCTGCCATGGAGGAGAGATTCTACCGCTACGGCATCAAGCCAGAGTGGATGGTCATCCACAGGATCCTCAACCACAG TTATGATAAGGATGGGGATGTGCACTACCTGATCAAGTGGAGAGACCTGCCCTATGACCAGTGCACCTGGGAGGTGGATGACTTTGACGTCCCTGAGTATCACAACGCCAAACACTCCTATTGGGACCACAG GGAGCAGATGATTGGTGACGACCAGCGCCCTTTAGTTGTGAGAAAGGGAAAGAAGGgcaaagaggaggagaagaggagggagagagaaatccCTCCTAACGCTCCAATTATAGAT CCTACCATCAAGTTTGAACATCAACCCTGGTACATCAATGCCACTGGGGGAACCCTACACCCATACCAGCTGGAGGGGTTGAACTGGTTACGGTTCTCCTGGGCACAGGGCACAGACACTATCCTAGCAGACGAGATGGGCCTGGGCAAGACTGTCCAGACCATCGTGTTCCTCTACTCACTCTACAAGGAG GGTCACTCCAAAGGGCCATACCTGGTCAGTGCCCCCCTGTCCACCATCATCAACTGGGAGAGGGAATTTGAGATGTGGGCCCCAGACTTCTACGTGGTGACCTACACTGGGGACAAAGAAAGCCGGGCGGTCATCAGGGAGAACGAGTTCACCTTCGAGGACAGTGCGGTCAAAACAGGCCGCAAGGTCTTCCGTATGAAG AAAGACACGGCCATCAAGTTCCATGTGTTGCTGACGTCATATGAGCTAATCACCATCGATCAGACCATTCTGGGCTCCATTAACTGGGCCTGTCTAGTGGTGGACGAGGCCCACAGACTGAAGAACAACCAGTCAAAG TTTTTCAGAATTCTCAATGGTTATAAGATCTACTATAAGCTGCTACTGACTGGCACTCCTCTGCAGAACAACCTGGAGGAGCTGTTTCACCTGCTCAACTTCCTCACCCCAGAGAGATTCAA TAACCTGGATGGCTTCCTGGAGGAGTTTGCAGACATCTCCAAGGAGGACCAGATCAAGAAGCTGCATGATCTGTTGGGCCCACACATGCTCAGGAGACTGAAGGCTGACGTCTTCAAGAACATGCCTTCCAAGACAGAGCTCATCGTACGAGTGGAGCTCAGCCCCATGCAGAA GAAGTACTACAAGTTTATCCTGACGCGGAACTTTGAGGCGCTCAACTCCAAGGGCGGGGGCAACCAGGTGTCCCTGCTCAACATCATGATGGACCTGAAGAAGTGCTGCAACCACCCCTACCTGTTCCCCGTGGCAGCcgtg GAGGCACCAGTGTTACCCAATGGCTCTTATGATGGGAACCAGCTGGTCAAGTCCTCAGGCAAACTCACTCTGCTCCAGAAGATGCTAAGGAAACTCAAAGATGAAGGACACAGAGTTCTCATCTTCTCCCAGATGACTAAGATGCTGGATCTGCTTGAGGACTTTCTGGAATACGAGGGCTACAAATATGAACGCATTGATGGAGGCGTCACAGGGGGACTACGACAGGAGGCTATCGACCGCTTCAACG CACCGGGTGCTCAGCAGTTCTGCTTCCTGCTCTCCACCCGAGCTGGAGGCTTGGGCATCAACCTGGCCACGGCAGACACCGTCATCATCTACGACTCAGACTGGAACCCTCACAACGATATCCAG GCATTCAGCAGGGCCCACCGTATAGGTCAGAATAAGAAGGTGATGATCTATCGCTTTGTGACGCGAGCTAGCGTGGAGGAGCGCATCACCCAGGTGGCCAAGAGGAAGATGATGCTGACCCACCTGGTGGTGAGGCCCGGCCTGGGCTCCAAGACCGGCTCCATGTCCAAACAGGAGCTGGACGACATCCTCAAGTTCGGCACCGAGGAGCTCTTCAAGGACGAGATGGAGGCAGCCGCACGGGCCATGGGTTCCCATCAAAAACTCTGTAAGAATAATG GGGACATAAAGGATGGAGATGAGGGCAGTGTCATTCACTATGATGACAATGCCATCTCCAAGCTGCTGGACCGTAGCCAGAATGCCACGGAGGACACTGAGATCCAGAACATGAACGAATACCTCAGCTCCTTCAAGGTGGCCCAGTACGTGGTCAAAGACGAGGACGCAGAG GAGGAGCCCCAGCGGGAGATCATTAAGCAGGAGGAGAATGTGGATCCAGACTACTGGGAGAAGCTGCTGAGGCACCATTATGAGCAGCAACAGGAGGATCTGGCCCGCAACCTGGGCAAAGGCAAACGCATCCGCAAGCAGGTCAACTACAACGACACGTCTCAGGAGGACCAAG ACAATCATTCCGAGTACTCCGTGGGGTCCGAGGACGAGGACGAAGATTTCGAGGAGAGGCCGGAAG GTGGGCGCAGGCATTCTCGCAGACAGCTGAAGAGTGACAGGGACAAACCTCTGCCACCCCTGCTGGCGCGCGTAGGGGGCAACATCGAG GTGCTGGGGTTCAACGCCCGTCAGCGGAAGGCCTTCCTCAACGCTATCATGCGCTGGGGCATGCCTCCTCAGGACGCCTTCAACTCTCACTGGCTAGTCAGAGACCTGAGAGGGAAGAGTGAGAAAGAGTTCAG GGCCTACGTGTCCCTGTTCATGAGACATCTTTGTGAGCCCGGGGCAGACGGGGCGGAGACCTTTGCAGATGGGGTTCCACGAGAAGGGCTGTCCCGCCAGCATGTCCTCACCAGGATTGGGGTTATGTCTCTGGTCAGGAAAAAG GTCCAGGAGTTTGAGCATGTCAATGGGAAATACAGCACTCCAGACCTGATCCCTATTGGACTGGACCTGAAGAAACTGACTGAGAGTCTGTCCTCTGACCCCAACACCCCCGTCCCTGCTAGCCCTGCTGCCACACCCCAGCCTCCTGGAAGTCCTGTCCCACCAG AGAAGATGGACTCGATCTCAGGGCCTGCTGAAGACAAGGAGCCCACAGAACAGGAATGCAAGAAGCTACCAGAACTGGAG ACTCATGTTAGTACAGAGTCATCTTCCCAGGTAGAGAAGACGGACATCGCTCCTGACAGTGATGAGACAGCGAAAGGCAGCACAGAGGACAAACCAGTCTCCTCAGAGGAGAGTAGTGAAATGACAGACATACCCTCCGCACTGATAGAGCCATCCATCAATCCTAAAGAGCCTCCATCCATACATACAGAGCTGTCGTCCAATCAAAGCTCACCAAAAG CGGAGCCCTGTCGAGAGACAGAGAAGTCCTTAGAAAAAGGAGACCGTGATCCTGCCCCAGCCAAACCTGAGGAGAAGGAACTGAATCCAG TTGTTTCAGACGAGGCCAAGAGCGAGGACTTGCTCGTGCCCGACGGACGGCTGAATGGAGAAAAAGAAGcacaggaggagatggaggaggtcaGGAGGGAATTACTGGAGAAGAATGGTTTCAAGATGAGGTTCATGTTCAACATTGCCGACGGAGGCTTCACAG AGCTGCACACCCTGTGGCAGAACGAGGAGCGGGCTGCCGTGTCATCTGGGAAGATGTATGACATCTGGCACCGTCGCCACGACTACTGGCTACTGGCTGGCATCGTAAC ACATGGCTATGCCCGCTGGCAGGACATTCAGAACGATCCACGCTATGCCATCCACAATGAGCCCTTCAAGACTGAGATGCACAAGGGAAATTACCTGGAGATGAAGAACAAGTTCCTGGCTCGTCGCTTTAAG CTGTTAGAGCAGGCTCTGGTGATAGAGGAGCAGTTGAGGAGGGCAGCGTACCTGAATATGACCCAGGACCCCAGCCACCCGGCCATGGCCCTGAACACTCGCTTTGCTGAGGTGGAGTGTCTGGCAGAGTCTCACCAGCACCTGTCCAAGGAGTCTCTGGCTGGAAACAAGCCAGCCAACGCCGTGCTGCACAAAGGTCTGTCATCTCCCAGTGTGTACACAGCAGCAGGACTTAAACACTGTCTACAAACTCAAGATCTGG TACTGAACCAGCTGGAGGAGCTGCTGAGTGATATGAAGGCAGATGTGACGCGGCTTCCCAACATGTTGTCCCGGATCCCCCCAGTGTCTTCGCGTCTGCAGATGTCTGAGAGGAGCATCCTCAGCCGCCTCACCAGCCGCGGCAACGAACCTCCGCCCCAacag CCGTTCGGCCAGGGCTCATTTGCCTGTTCCCAGATGTACAGCACTGGCTTTGGGGGCAGTTTCCGGGGGCCTGCAGGTGAGGCCATGGTCAACTATAGCCAGATGCCCCTGGGACCCTATGTCAGTG TGTCCAACGGCCCCCCACCCACATCCAGCCACTTGGACAAGAAGTCCTGCGACCACCTGAGGGATGTCACCACCCCTGACCTTAAGTCAGGCAAGCCCAGTGATGTTATCTGTATTGAAGATTAG